From the Tindallia californiensis genome, one window contains:
- the rplP gene encoding 50S ribosomal protein L16: MLMPKRVKRRRVFRGKMSGRANKGNTISYGDYGLMSTEAAWITSNQIEAARIAMTRSIKRGGKVWIKIFPHKPVTKKPAETRMGAGKGSPEFWVAVVKPGRIMFEIAGVSEERAREAMRLAMHKLPVKCKIVSRRELEGIGGEADES; this comes from the coding sequence ATGTTAATGCCCAAACGAGTAAAACGACGTCGCGTTTTCAGAGGAAAAATGAGTGGTCGTGCTAATAAAGGAAATACTATTTCATATGGTGATTACGGATTAATGTCTACAGAAGCTGCCTGGATCACCTCGAACCAAATTGAAGCAGCCCGTATTGCCATGACTCGATCCATCAAAAGAGGTGGTAAAGTCTGGATCAAAATCTTCCCACATAAACCAGTAACAAAAAAACCTGCAGAAACCAGAATGGGTGCCGGAAAAGGTTCGCCAGAATTTTGGGTAGCGGTAGTAAAACCGGGAAGAATTATGTTTGAGATTGCCGGAGTATCAGAAGAAAGAGCAAGAGAAGCAATGAGACTTGCGATGCATAAACTGCCGGTGAAATGTAAAATTGTTTCAAGAAGAGAACTTGAAGGAATAGGTGGTGAAGCTGATGAAAGCTAA
- the rpmC gene encoding 50S ribosomal protein L29, protein MKAKVLRDMSSAELNQKMVDAKSELFNLRFQLATGQLDNPLRIRHVKKDIARVKTILRQRELDQG, encoded by the coding sequence ATGAAAGCTAAAGTATTACGTGATATGTCAAGTGCAGAATTGAACCAGAAGATGGTTGATGCAAAAAGTGAGTTGTTCAACCTGCGCTTTCAGTTAGCCACAGGTCAGCTGGATAACCCCTTAAGGATCCGCCACGTGAAGAAAGACATCGCTCGTGTAAAAACTATTTTAAGACAACGTGAATTAGATCAAGGTTAA
- the rpsQ gene encoding 30S ribosomal protein S17, with product MERNKRKTRVGYVTSNKMDKSVVVSVNNIELHPLYGKSMKRVKKYKAHDEENQCQIGDRVRIMETRPLSKDKRWRLVEIIEKAK from the coding sequence TTGGAAAGAAATAAAAGAAAAACCCGGGTTGGATATGTAACGAGTAATAAAATGGATAAGAGTGTTGTTGTTTCGGTGAATAATATCGAATTGCATCCATTGTATGGAAAATCAATGAAACGTGTAAAGAAATACAAAGCCCATGATGAAGAAAACCAGTGCCAGATTGGCGATCGAGTTAGAATCATGGAAACCAGACCTTTGTCAAAGGACAAACGCTGGAGACTGGTTGAAATCATAGAAAAAGCTAAATAA
- the rplN gene encoding 50S ribosomal protein L14, with amino-acid sequence MIQQESRLKAADNSGAKELQCIRVLGGTRRRYAKIGDVIVCSVKSATPGGVVKKGQVVRAVVVRTKSDSRRKDGTHIRFDENAAVIIKEDKQPMGTRIFGPVARELREKEFMKIVSLAPEVL; translated from the coding sequence ATGATTCAGCAAGAGTCTAGGTTGAAAGCAGCGGACAATTCTGGTGCGAAAGAATTACAATGCATTCGTGTTCTTGGCGGTACCAGAAGAAGATATGCAAAGATCGGTGATGTCATCGTTTGTTCCGTAAAAAGCGCAACACCCGGTGGGGTTGTTAAAAAAGGTCAAGTAGTACGAGCGGTTGTAGTAAGAACAAAATCCGATTCTCGACGTAAAGACGGAACACATATTCGCTTTGATGAAAATGCAGCCGTTATTATAAAAGAGGATAAACAACCAATGGGTACTCGAATCTTCGGACCTGTTGCTCGAGAACTAAGAGAAAAAGAATTCATGAAAATAGTTTCCCTGGCACCGGAAGTATTATAA
- the rplX gene encoding 50S ribosomal protein L24, giving the protein MKVKKGDTVILVSGKDKGKTGKILEVFPKKDRVIVEGINMVKKHKKPTQKVQQGGIVNQEAPVHVSNVMYYDKKTGQGTKIGYKVLDTKEKVRVSRKTGEVID; this is encoded by the coding sequence ATGAAGGTCAAAAAAGGAGACACGGTGATCTTAGTTTCCGGTAAAGATAAAGGTAAAACCGGAAAAATTTTGGAAGTATTTCCAAAAAAAGATCGCGTAATTGTCGAAGGAATCAATATGGTTAAAAAACATAAAAAACCTACACAAAAAGTTCAACAGGGTGGTATTGTTAATCAAGAAGCGCCTGTTCATGTATCGAATGTAATGTACTACGACAAAAAAACTGGTCAGGGGACAAAGATCGGATATAAAGTACTGGATACAAAAGAAAAAGTACGTGTAAGTAGAAAAACCGGAGAAGTCATTGACTAA
- the rplE gene encoding 50S ribosomal protein L5 — MARLKETYLNDVTKSMMETFNYKSVMEVPKLEKIIVNMGIGDAKDNAKSLEAAVGELTMIVGQKPVITRAKKSVSNFKVREGMPVGAKVTLRGKKMYEFADRLLNVALPRVRDFRGVSAKAFDGRGNYSLGIKEQLIFPEIEYDKVEKVRGMDIIFVTTAKTDEESRELLKLMGMPFEK; from the coding sequence ATGGCAAGATTGAAAGAAACATATCTAAATGACGTGACGAAATCGATGATGGAAACATTTAATTATAAATCTGTAATGGAAGTGCCTAAACTAGAAAAGATTATCGTTAACATGGGTATCGGCGATGCGAAAGATAATGCTAAATCCTTAGAAGCAGCAGTTGGCGAGTTGACAATGATTGTTGGTCAAAAACCTGTGATTACAAGAGCAAAAAAATCTGTTTCTAACTTTAAGGTGCGTGAAGGAATGCCGGTTGGAGCAAAAGTAACCTTAAGAGGAAAAAAAATGTACGAATTTGCTGACCGACTGCTAAACGTTGCTCTTCCACGTGTTAGGGATTTTCGTGGGGTTAGTGCAAAAGCCTTTGATGGTCGAGGGAATTATTCTTTAGGGATTAAAGAACAGTTAATCTTCCCGGAAATCGAATATGATAAAGTTGAAAAAGTAAGAGGGATGGATATAATATTTGTAACAACAGCGAAGACGGATGAAGAGTCTCGCGAATTATTGAAATTGATGGGAATGCCGTTTGAAAAGTAA
- a CDS encoding type Z 30S ribosomal protein S14, which translates to MAKKSLIVKQQRKPKFSTQAYSRCKRCGRPHAYLRKFGICRICFRELAYKGQIPGVRKASW; encoded by the coding sequence GTGGCAAAAAAATCACTGATAGTAAAGCAACAGCGAAAGCCTAAGTTTTCCACACAGGCGTATAGTCGATGCAAGCGTTGTGGAAGACCTCATGCATATTTAAGAAAGTTTGGCATTTGTCGAATTTGTTTTAGAGAACTGGCATATAAAGGACAAATACCAGGGGTTAGAAAAGCCAGCTGGTAG
- the rpsH gene encoding 30S ribosomal protein S8, translating into MTMTDPLADMLTRIRNASAVKHESVDVPASNIKKEIARLLLEEGFIKSYDAIEDGKQGLIRIQLKYGKNEEKVISGIKRISKPGLRVYANKDDVPRVLGGLGVAIISTSKGLATDKQAREAGVGGEVIAYVW; encoded by the coding sequence ATGACAATGACTGATCCATTGGCAGATATGCTGACACGTATCAGAAATGCGAGTGCTGTAAAGCATGAATCGGTTGATGTTCCTGCATCAAACATAAAGAAAGAAATTGCGCGATTACTGTTGGAAGAAGGCTTCATTAAGAGTTATGATGCTATCGAAGACGGGAAACAGGGACTGATTCGGATTCAGTTAAAATATGGAAAGAACGAAGAAAAGGTTATTTCAGGGATTAAAAGAATCTCTAAACCAGGATTACGTGTATATGCTAATAAAGATGATGTGCCAAGAGTTCTTGGTGGTTTAGGAGTAGCTATTATCTCCACTTCAAAAGGACTGGCAACAGATAAGCAGGCACGAGAAGCTGGTGTAGGTGGAGAAGTAATCGCTTACGTTTGGTAA
- the rplF gene encoding 50S ribosomal protein L6: MSRIGKKAIQLPQEVNVTVDDNNYVTVKGPLGTLSEQINKDMIISREEDEILIKRPSDNKKHKSLHGLTRSLIANMVHGVTKGYEKKLEIVGVGYRAVKQGNQIVLSLGYSHTIELTAPEGITIEAPTQTEVVVKGIDKQRVGNYAAKIRAYRKPEPYKGKGVRYAGEYIRRKEGKTGK, encoded by the coding sequence ATGTCTAGAATCGGTAAAAAAGCTATTCAACTGCCGCAAGAAGTAAATGTGACAGTTGATGATAATAATTATGTAACGGTGAAAGGTCCACTAGGAACGCTTAGTGAACAAATCAATAAAGATATGATTATTTCTCGAGAAGAAGATGAAATTCTTATCAAAAGACCTTCTGACAATAAAAAGCATAAATCTTTACATGGACTAACTCGTTCGCTAATCGCCAATATGGTACACGGCGTAACGAAAGGTTATGAAAAGAAACTGGAAATTGTCGGGGTAGGATATAGAGCTGTTAAGCAGGGGAATCAAATTGTTCTCAGTCTTGGATATTCCCACACCATCGAACTTACAGCACCGGAAGGAATTACAATAGAAGCACCAACGCAAACAGAAGTAGTGGTTAAGGGTATTGATAAGCAACGAGTAGGTAATTATGCAGCGAAAATAAGAGCGTATCGCAAGCCTGAACCATATAAAGGAAAAGGTGTTCGCTATGCCGGCGAATATATAAGACGTAAAGAAGGAAAAACAGGTAAATAG
- the rplR gene encoding 50S ribosomal protein L18 codes for MLKKPSKNSLRLKRHKRLRNKVSGTPQRPRLNVYRSLNNIYAQVIDDINGKTLVAASSLEKEVKDQVKSCASKEASALVGKIVAQRAVEQGITEVTFDRGGYIYHGRVKSLADSAREAGLKF; via the coding sequence TTGCTCAAAAAGCCCAGCAAAAATAGTCTGAGATTAAAACGACACAAAAGACTACGTAATAAAGTGAGTGGTACGCCACAGCGACCAAGATTAAATGTTTATAGAAGCTTAAACAATATTTATGCACAAGTTATTGATGACATTAACGGAAAAACACTGGTTGCTGCTTCATCCTTAGAAAAAGAAGTGAAAGATCAGGTTAAATCCTGTGCATCAAAAGAAGCGTCAGCTCTTGTTGGTAAAATTGTTGCACAGAGAGCTGTGGAACAGGGAATAACAGAAGTAACTTTCGATCGTGGTGGGTACATTTACCATGGACGTGTTAAATCATTGGCAGATAGTGCCAGAGAAGCCGGATTGAAGTTTTAG
- the rpsE gene encoding 30S ribosomal protein S5: MQKDRIDASQLDIKEQVVDIRRVTKVVKGGRNFRFAAIVVVGDENGHVGIGSGKAMEIPDAIRKGIDDAKKNMIQVPTKGTTIPHEVRGHFGAGKVLIMPAVEGTGIIAGGPVRSVLELAGLKDVRAKSLGSNNSRNMVNATMAGLKELKRADEVARLRGKSVEEILG; this comes from the coding sequence ATGCAGAAGGACCGAATCGACGCTTCACAACTTGACATCAAAGAGCAGGTTGTTGATATACGACGTGTCACCAAGGTAGTAAAAGGTGGACGCAACTTTCGATTTGCAGCTATTGTCGTTGTTGGAGACGAAAATGGACATGTAGGAATAGGATCTGGAAAAGCAATGGAGATTCCAGATGCAATTCGAAAAGGAATAGATGATGCTAAAAAGAATATGATTCAAGTTCCAACAAAAGGAACTACGATACCTCATGAAGTGCGAGGACATTTCGGAGCTGGTAAAGTACTAATTATGCCGGCTGTTGAAGGTACTGGTATCATTGCGGGTGGACCAGTACGTTCTGTTTTGGAACTGGCTGGACTTAAAGATGTAAGAGCTAAATCGCTAGGTTCTAACAACTCAAGAAACATGGTCAATGCAACAATGGCGGGATTGAAAGAACTAAAAAGAGCGGATGAAGTTGCTCGCCTGCGGGGAAAATCCGTGGAAGAAATTTTGGGTTAG
- the rpmD gene encoding 50S ribosomal protein L30, which yields MATIKIKLTKSLIGRLPKQRKTAEALGLKKIGQVVEKENNPSIMGMVETVKHMVEVEEA from the coding sequence ATGGCAACAATAAAAATCAAGTTGACTAAAAGCCTGATCGGAAGACTTCCCAAGCAGCGTAAAACGGCAGAGGCCCTGGGATTGAAAAAAATCGGACAGGTAGTAGAAAAAGAAAACAATCCTTCTATCATGGGTATGGTTGAAACTGTAAAACACATGGTAGAAGTAGAAGAAGCTTAA
- the rplO gene encoding 50S ribosomal protein L15, whose product MKLHELKPAAGAVTKPKRKGRGTGSGLGKSAGRGGDGQRSRSGGGVRPGFEGGQMPLARRIPKRGFTNIFKKQYNLINIDDLNVFDDNTEITAELLKEKGLIKKIEKNGLKILGDGELTKKLTVKATKFTKSAADKIESAGGKAEVI is encoded by the coding sequence ATGAAACTGCATGAACTGAAACCAGCAGCGGGCGCTGTAACAAAGCCTAAACGCAAAGGAAGAGGTACAGGATCTGGCTTGGGCAAAAGCGCCGGTCGTGGTGGGGACGGACAACGTTCAAGAAGCGGCGGTGGTGTTAGACCTGGTTTTGAAGGTGGACAAATGCCTCTAGCTCGTCGCATTCCCAAACGAGGGTTTACTAATATCTTCAAAAAGCAGTATAACTTGATCAACATTGATGATTTGAATGTTTTTGATGATAACACAGAAATAACGGCAGAGTTGTTAAAAGAAAAAGGACTCATTAAAAAGATTGAAAAAAATGGGTTGAAAATTTTAGGCGATGGAGAACTTACTAAAAAATTAACTGTCAAAGCTACAAAGTTTACAAAATCTGCAGCAGATAAAATAGAAAGTGCCGGCGGAAAGGCAGAGGTGATTTAA
- the secY gene encoding preprotein translocase subunit SecY, with translation MLETLRNAWKIPDLRKKMTFTMLMLMIFRLGAVIPVPGVNIDYVRNIVENAGLLSMFDMFSGGAFGNMTIFALSITPYITASIIMQLLTIAIPALEELSKEGEEGRKKIAQYIRYGTVILAFIQATGISVGLFRGALIQRDTFSIIVVVLTLTAGTAFLMWLGEQITEHGIGNGISLLIFAGIVSGIPDGLYRTFMLTSQGEIHIISLVIFAVIALLIVAGVVAIQEGQRRIPVQYAKRVVGRKMYGGQSTHIPLKVNQAGVIPVIFAMSILAFPQTIAFFVGETSGFARFVERWLSPAGSPGVYVYAILTATLIIFFTYFYTAVTFNPVEIASNMKKNGGFIPGIRPGKPTSDYLGKVLNRITLAGAVFLAFIAMMPMIVLNLTGMPVAFGGTALLIVVGVALETVKQIESQMMMRHYQGFLK, from the coding sequence TTGCTTGAAACCCTGAGAAATGCCTGGAAAATCCCAGACCTGCGAAAGAAAATGACATTTACAATGCTGATGTTAATGATTTTCCGACTCGGGGCCGTTATTCCGGTACCGGGAGTTAACATTGACTATGTTAGGAACATTGTTGAAAACGCAGGTCTCTTATCCATGTTTGACATGTTCTCTGGTGGCGCTTTTGGGAATATGACGATTTTTGCACTTAGTATTACGCCTTATATCACAGCGTCCATTATTATGCAACTTTTGACGATTGCTATTCCAGCTTTGGAAGAATTATCGAAGGAAGGCGAAGAAGGGCGAAAAAAAATTGCACAATATATCCGATATGGAACAGTGATTTTAGCTTTCATACAAGCTACTGGCATCAGTGTGGGCTTGTTTAGAGGAGCTTTAATTCAAAGAGATACATTTAGTATTATTGTTGTTGTTTTAACATTAACAGCTGGTACAGCTTTCTTGATGTGGCTGGGTGAACAAATAACTGAGCATGGTATTGGTAATGGGATCTCTCTCCTTATTTTTGCAGGAATTGTTTCCGGGATACCAGATGGCTTATATAGAACCTTCATGCTGACTAGCCAAGGAGAAATTCATATTATTTCTCTTGTCATATTTGCTGTTATTGCTCTATTGATTGTAGCTGGTGTTGTTGCTATTCAGGAAGGTCAGCGAAGAATACCAGTGCAATATGCAAAAAGAGTGGTAGGCAGAAAAATGTATGGGGGGCAAAGCACGCATATTCCGTTAAAGGTGAACCAAGCAGGAGTTATACCAGTAATATTTGCAATGTCGATTTTGGCATTTCCTCAAACAATAGCCTTCTTTGTCGGAGAAACTAGCGGGTTTGCCAGATTTGTTGAAAGATGGCTTTCGCCTGCAGGGAGTCCTGGTGTTTACGTATATGCGATATTGACAGCGACACTAATTATATTCTTTACGTATTTTTATACAGCTGTGACTTTTAACCCTGTTGAAATTGCTTCTAATATGAAGAAAAATGGTGGTTTTATACCGGGGATAAGACCTGGAAAACCAACGTCAGACTATTTAGGTAAAGTACTCAATAGAATCACCTTAGCAGGTGCTGTATTCTTAGCCTTTATTGCGATGATGCCAATGATTGTTTTGAATCTGACAGGTATGCCTGTTGCTTTTGGAGGAACAGCATTACTAATCGTTGTAGGGGTAGCCTTGGAAACAGTAAAACAAATTGAATCACAAATGATGATGAGGCACTATCAAGGATTCCTTAAGTAA
- a CDS encoding adenylate kinase, translated as MRIILLGPPNAGKGTQAKKMVKDLGIPQISTGDIFRKNIKEGTPLGVKAKNYLDEGLLVPDELVVEIIKDRLNQEDCKDGFLLDGFPRTVVQAEALDNYLDSHGLNLDLVLNIHVEKDVLIERAVGRRVCKSCGATYHIEFQPVKVAGVCDACGGEVAQRDDDKRETAEKRIKVYFDETEPLIEYYELKNLLMTIDGEKAIEIVTHSIMMAVKEISK; from the coding sequence ATGAGAATAATTTTGCTAGGACCGCCAAATGCAGGAAAAGGGACACAAGCAAAAAAAATGGTGAAAGACCTTGGAATTCCTCAAATCTCAACAGGTGATATTTTTAGAAAAAACATTAAAGAAGGAACGCCCCTTGGAGTAAAAGCAAAAAACTACTTGGATGAAGGGCTCTTAGTACCAGATGAACTAGTTGTTGAGATTATAAAAGATCGTTTGAACCAAGAGGATTGCAAGGATGGATTTTTGCTAGATGGCTTTCCAAGGACAGTTGTTCAAGCTGAGGCGTTGGACAACTATCTGGATAGTCACGGTTTGAATTTAGACTTAGTTCTGAATATACATGTTGAAAAAGATGTTCTAATTGAAAGGGCCGTTGGCCGGCGTGTGTGCAAAAGCTGTGGAGCAACGTATCATATTGAATTTCAACCAGTGAAGGTCGCTGGTGTCTGTGATGCGTGCGGTGGTGAAGTTGCTCAAAGAGACGACGACAAAAGAGAGACTGCTGAAAAACGAATTAAAGTGTATTTTGATGAGACAGAGCCATTGATTGAATACTATGAATTGAAAAACTTGCTAATGACAATTGATGGTGAGAAAGCTATAGAGATCGTTACCCATAGCATCATGATGGCAGTAAAGGAAATTTCTAAATGA
- the map gene encoding type I methionyl aminopeptidase, whose amino-acid sequence MIFTRSEQELIRMRRAGVIVGEVHELMKQHVRPGITTRELDEIAEDHIRNSGAEPAFKGYGGFPASICSSINHQVVHGIPGNVKLTDGDIISIDTGAQLEGYFSDAAKTYPVGNISSDAQNLIDVTRQSFYEGLKYVREGCRLSDISHAIQTYAESYGFSVVRNYVGHGIGTAMHEEPQIPNFGLPGKGPRLRKGMVLAIEPMINAGSYNVHVLPDGWTVVTDDGSLSAHYEHTVAVTENLPEILTGC is encoded by the coding sequence ATGATTTTTACACGTTCTGAACAAGAATTAATCCGAATGAGACGAGCAGGAGTCATTGTGGGTGAAGTCCACGAATTAATGAAACAACATGTGAGACCGGGGATCACTACCAGGGAACTGGATGAAATAGCTGAGGATCATATCAGGAATAGTGGGGCTGAGCCAGCATTTAAGGGGTATGGCGGCTTTCCGGCATCTATTTGTAGCTCCATTAATCATCAAGTAGTCCATGGAATACCTGGAAATGTTAAACTGACAGACGGTGATATTATAAGCATAGATACTGGTGCTCAGTTGGAAGGCTACTTTTCTGATGCAGCTAAAACCTACCCTGTTGGCAACATAAGCTCCGATGCTCAAAACCTCATTGACGTAACACGGCAAAGTTTCTATGAAGGACTAAAGTATGTACGAGAAGGTTGTCGATTGTCAGATATCTCCCATGCAATACAAACCTATGCTGAAAGTTACGGTTTTTCAGTCGTTAGAAATTATGTAGGACATGGGATTGGAACGGCTATGCATGAAGAACCTCAGATACCGAACTTTGGCTTACCTGGAAAAGGACCCAGGTTAAGAAAAGGCATGGTGTTGGCGATAGAACCGATGATCAATGCCGGTAGTTACAACGTACATGTCTTGCCTGATGGATGGACGGTTGTAACCGATGACGGTTCACTGTCAGCTCATTATGAGCATACCGTGGCCGTAACAGAAAATTTGCCGGAAATTTTAACAGGTTGTTGA